In Lepus europaeus isolate LE1 chromosome 19, mLepTim1.pri, whole genome shotgun sequence, the genomic window agccatttggggagtaaaccaacggaaggaagacctttctctctctctctctcttactgtctataactctacctgtcaaataaataaataaataaaagaccctGATGTCTGggtcattgtttaaaaaaaaaaaaaaaaagaagtggaccAGCCGAATCTCGAatcagcgccatatgggatgctggcactacaggcggcagctttacctgctacatcacaaggCCAGCCGAAATATGAttgtttaaaagattgatttatctgaaaggcagagttacaaaaagagaggaacagagagacagatctcccactcactccccaaatgccagcagcccaagcacttgggccatcctctgctgccttcctaggaacattagcaaggagctagattgcaagtggaacagcagggacatgaaccagcacccatataggatgccagcatggcaaacAACGTCTTAACCCCCTGCTctaccacaacactgggcccaatcaagtatgaattttttaaaaatttatctggaaggcagagttacagagatggagacacacacacacacacacacacgagagagagagagagagagagagagagagagaagagagagagagatatgttccaaccactggttcactcctcaaacggtcACAACAGAAAGGCAAAAGCTAGAAGCCcggaacttctgggtttcccatgtgggtacagggacccaagcacttggatcatcttctgttgtttccccaggaaaattagcaaggagatggattctGAGTGGAGCACCcatgtcttgaactggcacccatatggcatgctggcatcgcaggccacaatgctggcccctcaagtatGGGTTTTTATAGTTCAAAATTAGTAATCAAGAAAAtaaagttggggccagtgctgtggcgcagtgggttaaaaccctggcctaaagcaccggcatcccacatgggtgctggttctagtcccggctgctcctcttcccatccagctctctgctatggcctgggaaagcagtggaagatggtccaagtccttagggcccttgccccacgcgggagaccaggaggaagctcctcctCCTtgtttgaggccatctggggagtgaaccagcagatggaagccctctctctgtctctacctctcttgtagtctgtctttcaaataaataaaataaatctttataaaaagaaaagaaagttatgTGTCCTTTTTATTCCTAATTTACTGCTGGTAGTAAAAAGCCTCACTGGATGTTTCTGTAAAGAAAACGCACACCTTTTCTGAAGGCAGCAGGAGCAGTAACAGACAGGATAACAAAAGTGATTCCAAAACCCTGAAGACCAACTAATATACCAGTTTTACTCTATGACCCTttatattttcaggttttttgtttgtttgtttaagatttacttattggctggcgctgcagctcactaggctaatcctccgccttgcggcgccggcacaccaggttctagtcccggtcggggcgctgggttctatcccggttgcccctctttcagtccagctctctgctgtggcccgggaaggcagtggaggatggcccaagtgcttgggccctgcacccgcatgggagaccagaagcacctggctcctggcttcggatcagcgagatgcaccggccgcagcggccattgggggtgaaccaacggaaaaaggaagacctttctctctgtctctctctctctcactgtccactctgcctgtcaaaaaaaaaaaaaaaacttatttacttgtaaggcagagttacagagaggcagagagagagagaatcttctaccagatggttcattccccaaagggctgcaaagccaggagcagggacagtTCGAagcaggagctttttctgtgtcttccacccGGATGCacttcctccgctgctttctcaggcatgttagcagcgagctggatgggaagtggaacatccaggactcacgctggtgcccatatgggatgccagcaccacaagaggcagctttacctgctataccacattgCCAGTCCCCAGTTTGGTTTTTGATCATGCACGAGTTCTTTGCAGATGTTTTAGCTAATGAAGCAATGAATCCATCAAAAGTTCAGCAACatttacacacaaaaaacaaGTAAGCTCAAAACCaaagaattctttaaaagaataaaaaccaatGTTTGAAGTATGAAAAATAGTTTCTACAAACTAACATTTCCTAAGtgttttaaagtgtattttctaTCAACAGAATACCCATGCACAGGAAAATCATGCATTAAGATCTTCCTTTCTCctactaaaatataaatttaatcatTACTTGAGGGGATGAATTATTGGAACTGGCTAATCACTGAAGTATTACAGATAAACTCTGAAAATACAGAATGACTAGCTTCACAATGgataaaagtaaaaatgcaaatcagaaaTCTAGCGAAGTTGCCTTagaattcttatttttgttgCTATGAAAAATCTTTCTATGAGATGGGCTTCTTTATAtgcactattaaaaaaaaaaaaaaaaggaaacaaacacagGAACTGGCGTTGTGGTGATGCCAGCAactcacatgggcgctggtttgtgtcctggccacaacatttctggtccagctcactgttaatggcctgggaaaagcagcgtaagatggttcaagtgtttgggtccctgccacgtaaatgggagacatggatgaagctcctggcttcaactgggcCCAGCCAAGGCCAtcgcagcatctggggagtgaatcagtggatggaagatttctgtctctgtctttaactctttaaaaataaatcttaaagggggggagggggaaggacggcactgtggtgtagcaggtaaagctgccacctgcagtgccagcatgccacatgggcgctgattcaagtcccggctactccacttccaatctcactctctgctatggccaactggggagtgaacccagggatggaagacctctctctctctctctctctctctctctctctctctgcctctccttctctctctcagtaactctttcaaataaataaatctttaaaaagaaaacagtaataaTTTATGTATACATTATCCTCAGTAGTGCTCTAGTCAATCTAAGTCAgattaaattaacaaaaaagaaataagctgTTATCacaaaaacacataaatatttatgtagttTATTCAAAGTGTATACTCGATTGTTTAAAACTGAGAAATAGCATTTTACTCTTAGCTATTTGtttcaaaaacagaataaaaagaaataacagtgaTTCCTGTATAAATCATCtatacttggggctggcgctatggcgcagcgggttaacaccctggcctgaagtgccgacatcccatatggacgccgattcgagacccggctgctcctcttctgattcagctctctattatggcctgggaaagtagcagaagatagcccaagcccttagggccctgcgcccacgtgggagacctgggggaagctcctggcttcggatcgacgcagctccagctgctgtggccaattggggagtgaaccagtggatagaagacctctctctctctctctctctcaaataaataaataaatctttaataataaataaataaatcacctaTACTCACACTTTTAATCAACAGTCTGTAATTTGGTTCAACTATACtggaatgtaatttttttttttggacaggcagagtggacagtgagagagagagagacagagagaaaggtcttccttttgccgttggtttaccctccaatggcgctgcggccagtgcaccacactgatctgaaggcaggagccaggtgcttctcctggtctcccatggggtgcagggcccaagcacttgggccatcctccactgccttcccgggccacagtagagagctggcctggaagaggggcaaccaggacagaatccagcaccccgaccaggactagaacccggtgtgccggtgccgcaaggcggaggattagcctattgagccacggcgccggcctggaatgtAATTTTATGCCTgttgaatattattaaaaatttggGCTTGCattttatatgttttctttttctttttgaagatttatttgaaaggcacagatagagagagggcaAGACTAAGACAgcgagagatctcccatccactggttcatttccaagtGGACTTAACAGCGTGATTGGgctaggtagaagccaggaaccagaaattccatgCAGTTAAAGTACTTGAAGTATCTCttggtgctttctcaggcatattagcagggagctgtactggaagtggagcagctgggactcaaatttgtatgtgatgccggtgctgcaccagaacaccagcccccatttatTTTCCAgtgattcctttttattttacaaaagtcCTTGTCTGCAATGACAGGTATTAAATCACAGACAGCAGTCTGGTCTAACATTAAATATACTGGTGTAATAGTTATATCCTTTTTTTCAGATACATGTGCCAAAGCATTTAACAATTTAGTGTGACAATGATGTCTTTAAGTAAGTAATTCTTAAATGgctcagccaaaacaaaacaaaacatagatACACATCGTGAAAGGGGCAAATGTTAAGTAGAGTTTCTAATCTGAATTACAAATGGGTATCTGTTGTAATACTATTCTTaccaggccagcgttgtggtcTAACATGTTAAGTCTGCCTGCGATGCGAACTTCCCATACGGGAGCTGactggagtcctagctgctccactgctaacccagctccctgctaatgatctgagaAAGCACTGAAGGATAAcccacatccttgagcatctgcACCCATgcggcagacctggatgaagctcctggttcctgctttggcctggccctgccctgcctgctgaggccatttggggagtcaaccagcagacagaagattctctagctcccaacctctctctgtaactctgcctttcaaataaaaaactttctaaaaattcttaaaaatactgTTCTTGAAACAGTATGTCGGCGCCGGCTGAcagatctcatttctttttttttttttttttttttttgacaggcagagtggatagtgagagagagaaacagagagaaaggtcttccttttcgccagtggttcaccctccaatggccgctgcggccagcgcattgtgctgatccaaagccaggagccaggtgcttctcctggtctcccatgcgggtgcagggcccaaggacttgggccatcctccactgccttcccgggccatagcagagagctggcctggaagaggggcaaccgggatagaatccggcgccccaaccgggactagaacccggtgtgccggcgccgcaaggcggaggattagcctgttaagccacggcgccggccagatctcATTTCTAAACGCACCACTTttggggcaggccttgtggcGCATCAGGTTAAACCAACACATGTGAGGTTAGCAACCTATATGGGAGCACccgttcaagtaccagctgctccacttccttgtcttctttttttatttaaagatttatttattaatttgaaaggcagagttacaaagaggcagagagagaaaaagagagaaatctattttccatctgctggtttactctccaaatggctgcaatggccagaggtggactgatccgaagccaggggccaggagcttcttcgggtctcccaggagggtgtagaggcccaaggacttggaccattttctactgcattcccaggctgctccacttctgatccagctccctgctaatgcacctgggaaagcagtagaagatggcccaagcacttggtcccctgtcatccacctgggagacccaaatgggctctgggctcctggtttcggctggGCTAGCTCTGGttactatggccatttgggaaagaaCCAGacgacagaagatctctctttgtctctccctcattctacctgtcaaataataaaataaatctaaaagcagCAGTTTCAAAGTTTGTGGAAGTCTTCTTACCTCACTTCTTCACCAGCAAAATCAAACACCTTGGTGATTTTAACCTTTTCCGTTTCTTTAGGTTTCTCAAGCTCTTCTGCTTTCACCAACAATTTACTGGAACTCATCTCTTCAGTCTCCTCTCCTTTCTATAAGAAAAGCAAGAAATGCCATCAGTTTCATCAAATGACAAAATGCAAATGAACCATATAAGTATGTTGCTCAAGGCTGTTCTTAAATGTTTCACCTTTAACCAGTTGAAGACTTACTGGAAATGTATTTCAACAGAAAGGTGTAGCTTCCTAGACCTAGAGAATTATTTGGCATCTAGTCTGCTTTCTGCAATAAGCTTCAGATCTCAGTTTGTATAACTAAACAACGTAGGGTGTTTCTAGAAGGGCATGCATCCCATTAACCTCTCACCTACCTGCACTTGCGAACTTGGGGGGGCTTTTGGTTTGGGCCCCACGTCACTGAGGAAGCTGGCCCAGAGTTCATCCTCCTTCTTTTTCCTCGCAGCCTCTGACCCAGTGCCTTTCTCCTGCTTGGCTGCTTCATCCTCCTCCTCACTGCTACTTCCTCCAGATTCTGCCTTGgcatcctcctcttcctcttcttctaacAAGAGACCACCTTGCTTTCTCTTCCTAATAACCATCAGTTACAAAGATAAGGAAAGACAAGACAAGGCAAAACGATTTCAGTTACCCTTTCCTTAATTCCACATACAATGTTGCAAATCTGAACAAATTTTGAAGTCTGGGACTACTGTAAACACAGTGCCaccaggagcaggggagggaaactgagatttttataaaataaaaaaactgagaaCTGGGCTCTTACTGTGAACATTTTCTCCAATCACTTAGAATCCAAATAGTGCTCTAATCCCAAGTTGGACCAGTTATTTTCACAAAGACAACATTCAAAATCACTTGGCAGAATGAATCTGTCTAGACAGAGTGTTCTAAGgacataattttttcctttttaacgcTACTCCATTTGGAGAACAAATTCTATCAAGAAGAGCCTCAAATTTATTCATTCTATTTCTTCCAAGAATTTTTGGGGTGGGAGAAGCTCAATATTTCTTCCAACTTTCTAAAGAAATGAAAGctggaatacaaaaaaaaaacaaaaacaaaaacaaaaaaaaaacacaaaaacttaaaTGAATCAGACCCAAGACTTACAAAAGTGAATTGCTTTTCAAACTGTTTTGATTTTAGGTGTATCATTTAATACCTaaatgctttttttccttttcatgaaCAATAATTTGCTTTTTGCTTCAATGCCTAGGAAGACAGAAACACTGAAGTGAAGTACAAGATTTTTATGGAAAATGCCCTAACCTGAGTTACACAACCTGTCAGAATTCTCTTCACTTTTGGTGGGACATAATTCAGTACCATGTCTGTGGAAGGtaatttgttaaaatttactagaaaacaaaaaacaaaaattaactgtATGTAACTTTAGAATTAACAATTCTAAATCTACAAATATGACCTGAAGACCTATTTGTACATGCACACAAAGACACATAGGAAGAATCCTCACCACAGTGTTGTCTGTGGTGGTCAAGACTAGGTGCAACCTAAATGTTATGCAGCGCTTCAAAAGAATGAGGTATATAAAAATGGACTGCCATGGTACCATCTTCAAGAtgtgaaataagaaagaaatgaaacgCACAGTATGCTACCATTTGTAGTTTTACCAAAAAGAGGGTAAGATATATGTACGAGAAACCTTCcaacaattcatggaaaattcttataattccacttttccataaactttgcgGAGTCGCCGTCCACACGTGCTTGCACAGGCCCAGTGTCTCTAGTGGCAGTTCTTCAGAGGCAAAGCAACAAGGGCTAGGAACACAGTACACATTTTTGTAGGAACTGTGCTTTTGTTTCAGTCACATGTACCTATTACCTATTAAATGTTTTTAGTACTAAAATATCAGCAAATGTTTCCCTCAGAGAGGAAGGAGTTAGAAACACTGGCAGTGAGAAATCTATCATCAGACCAATCTCAGCAATGAAGATGGTTGACAATAGCCCCTAGCTTCTAAGAAGGGCCTTGAGGGCAGCATCACCTGGCTGGAATGCTCTgagcttttctctttttccctttggttttctgtgtctgcTCTTCACCATCCACTTCATCTTCCTTCACTAATTCATTTACATCATCTTCACTATACTCTCCACCTGAAATCACATAACAGGGTGGTAAGACAAATAGGAATAAAGGGTTCCACATCAAGATGAGacattttcattaagaaaaaaagtctAGAACTTTGCTCCTCACTCTTGGTCTAACACACACATCATTTCCTTAGGGAAGACCTGGCTAAGGTCTCCTATGCTAGGCCACCAGCACAGCACATTTCCCTTCCTGAACTCAGCCCCTGGGTTTTCCCGTCTGCAGTCTCTGCTGTGCTCTCCCCTCCGTGAGGACACGGGCCCTGACCTTCCTGTAGAAGGACTGGCTAATAAACGAGTGAATGAACGAATGGCAATTCCAGTTCTACCAACGCACAACTCAAAGACGACACTGACACTCCCACCTCATCCTGGGCATCTTTCAAAAAGTAATCAAAAGATAGCTTGTTTCATCACTAAATATGGTTTGGAAATAAATCTGAAGTCTTTCAGTTAAACATGGCAGAAAGAACAAAAACATCTACGTCCACGTTCAGACACTGACATTCAGGGACCCCAAGGAAGCAGGGTTGCCTGCATAAACCAACCCTGCACACAGAAGATTCAACTGGCTTCCCTAGTATTTCAATATGAACGTCCATTGAGTACTGGAAATATGTGTACGGAAAAGCACACAAATCTAACATACATCTCAATGAAAGGAAACAGTGAACCAGGATCTAGCGCAAGGAACAGATCACAACCAGCATCCCAGGAAGCCTTTTGGGCCCCTGTCCAGTCACTAGTCATTGGTCCCACCCAAAGGTAACCACTGTCCTGACTTCCAACCCCCCAGATTTAGCTGTGCCCGGTTATGAATTTTAAACAAAAGTCTATAGCACACactcttctgtgtctggcttctttcactcaacagTATGTTTCTGAGAGTCATCCACATTGTTGTATGTAGCAATAGTTTATTCACTCTCATctctaaataatattttgttataaGACTATACCACAATTTACATTTATTCACCCATTCTACTGTTACTGTTTCCAGTTTGTGTCTATTACAAATGGTGCTACTGGGAGGGCATCTGTTATAGTGGTTAATtcaccacgtgggatgcctgcatctcctatcaaGTCCAGAGCCCAATACAAATCCAGGcttttttgcttctgatccaggttcctgctaatgtgtactcaaGGAGGCATTAGATGatcactcaaatacttgggtccctgccacccatgagggagtcctatatgaaattcttggctcctggcttcggcctggcccagccctggctttgtggcttctggatagtgaaccagcagatactatctctatctctcttttaaataaaatgaaaataaattttaaaacaactttctcttttaagatttatttatttgagggtagcattacagagagacagagagagggagaaaaagtcttccataagctggttcactccccaaatggccacaacagccagggctgggccaggccaaagccaggagccaggagcttcaactggatctcccatgtgggtacaggagcccaagcacttgggccatcctctgctgctttccaggcacattagcagggagctggataggaagtggagcagctgggacaagaaccggagcccatatgggataccagtgtcaaaggcagtggcttgggggctggcattatggcatacatagtaggttaatcatccacctgtggtgccgatatcccatacgggcactggttcaagtcctggctgctccatttttagttccttgctgatggcctcggaaagcagtagaagatggtccaagtgcttgggcccctgcacctgcatggaagacttggaagat contains:
- the CFDP1 gene encoding craniofacial development protein 1, which encodes MEEFDSEDFSTSEEDEDYVPSGGEYSEDDVNELVKEDEVDGEEQTQKTKGKKRKAQSIPARKRKQGGLLLEEEEEEDAKAESGGSSSEEEDEAAKQEKGTGSEAARKKKEDELWASFLSDVGPKPKAPPSSQVQKGEETEEMSSSKLLVKAEELEKPKETEKVKITKVFDFAGEEVRVTKEVDATSKEAKSFLKQNEKEKPQANAPSAALSLAAGSGLKRSSGMSSLLGKIGAKKQKMSTLEKSKLDWESFKEEEGISEELAIHNRGKEGYIERKAFLDRVDHRQFEIERDLRLSKMKPGCLGGNQ